Proteins from a genomic interval of Gemmatimonadota bacterium:
- a CDS encoding KamA family radical SAM protein, translated as MDVIEEVYAPRTKPPVDPGDLAHRELRRDEFWRHIPAFADIDARTFHSHIFQMRHSITSVGKLMRVLEDRVSNDFYQEVAAGLQHAPMSVRISPYILSLINWDDPYRDPIRKQFLSLRCEQECDHPELHLDSLNELGDAPVEGLTHRYPDRVLFLVLDTCPVYCRFCTRSYAVGLDTEDVEKVNLRVNRERWDNAIGYIQSRPEIEDVVVSGGDMYQLKADQLEELGNRLLDIDHIRRFRFATKGPAVMPQKLVTDDAWVDALTRVVDRGRKMHKEVVLHTHFNHPAEITGITQDGLHRLQSRGITIRNQAVLQSGVNNSAETMRLLVKRLSYLNVQPYYVYFHDLVRGVEDLRTTLDDGLAIEKAIRGTTSGFNMPTFIVDTLGGGGKRDAHSCEYYNRETGIAVYISPVVKPDTFFFYFDPLWRLREDIQARWQDDVEREKMKAEAIEAAR; from the coding sequence ATGGACGTTATCGAAGAAGTATATGCTCCTCGCACAAAACCTCCCGTCGATCCCGGGGATCTCGCGCATCGCGAGTTGCGTCGGGACGAATTCTGGCGACATATCCCCGCTTTTGCAGACATAGACGCGCGCACCTTTCACTCGCACATCTTTCAGATGCGCCATTCAATAACCAGCGTGGGCAAATTGATGCGGGTACTCGAAGACCGGGTATCCAACGACTTCTATCAGGAGGTCGCAGCGGGTCTGCAACACGCGCCCATGAGTGTGCGAATCTCGCCGTATATATTGAGCTTGATCAATTGGGATGACCCGTATCGCGATCCGATTCGCAAACAATTTTTGTCTCTCAGATGCGAGCAAGAGTGCGATCACCCCGAATTGCACCTCGATTCGCTCAATGAATTGGGAGATGCCCCCGTTGAGGGATTGACACATCGCTATCCAGACCGCGTGTTATTCCTCGTATTGGATACCTGTCCCGTATATTGCCGATTTTGCACCCGTAGCTATGCCGTGGGACTGGATACAGAAGATGTGGAAAAGGTAAATCTGCGGGTCAATCGAGAGCGATGGGACAATGCGATTGGGTATATTCAATCGCGTCCCGAAATCGAAGACGTCGTAGTCAGCGGCGGCGACATGTATCAGCTCAAAGCCGATCAACTCGAAGAACTGGGCAATCGCCTGCTGGATATCGACCACATCCGGCGATTTCGCTTTGCGACCAAAGGCCCGGCGGTCATGCCGCAAAAACTCGTCACAGATGATGCCTGGGTAGATGCGCTGACGCGCGTGGTAGATCGCGGGCGCAAAATGCACAAAGAAGTCGTCCTGCACACCCATTTTAATCACCCCGCCGAAATCACCGGCATTACCCAGGACGGACTTCATCGGCTTCAGTCGCGTGGAATAACAATACGCAACCAGGCAGTGCTTCAAAGCGGCGTGAATAACAGCGCCGAGACAATGAGACTCCTGGTCAAACGGTTGAGCTACTTGAACGTACAACCCTATTATGTGTATTTCCACGACCTCGTGCGCGGCGTTGAAGATTTGCGAACAACACTCGACGATGGCCTCGCTATTGAAAAAGCCATACGCGGCACCACATCCGGATTCAACATGCCCACATTTATTGTAGATACATTGGGCGGCGGCGGGAAACGAGACGCGCACTCCTGTGAATACTACAACAGGGAAACCGGGATCGCCGTCTATATCAGTCCCGTAGTAAAACCCGATACATTTTTCTTTTATTTTGATCCACTCTGGCGTTTGCGCGAAGATATTCAAGCGCGATGGCAGGATGATGTGGAGAGAGAAAAAATGAAAGCCGAGGCCATAGAGGCCGCGCGGTAG
- a CDS encoding Uma2 family endonuclease translates to MALQTVATMTADELLVMPHNGYRYELIKGELRQMAPAGSQHGRIAATIGIRLGLFVEDNDLGTTYAAETGFIIDTTPDTVRAPDASFVSKERAEVIGDDEGFFPGAPDLAVEVVSPNDRASEVTEKAFDWLRAGAKMVIVLDPKTRTATVYRDLDDVRILTEGDTIDGGDVLSGWQLPLADVF, encoded by the coding sequence ATGGCCCTGCAAACCGTTGCCACCATGACAGCCGATGAGCTTCTGGTGATGCCACACAATGGCTATCGCTATGAACTCATAAAGGGAGAATTGCGCCAGATGGCTCCAGCGGGAAGTCAGCACGGACGAATTGCAGCAACAATCGGCATCCGCCTTGGGTTATTTGTCGAAGACAATGACCTTGGCACAACTTATGCCGCCGAAACCGGATTTATTATCGACACTACACCCGATACGGTGCGCGCACCCGATGCGAGTTTTGTGTCGAAAGAACGTGCAGAAGTGATAGGCGACGACGAAGGGTTTTTCCCCGGCGCGCCCGACCTCGCCGTTGAAGTCGTCTCGCCAAATGACCGCGCATCCGAAGTGACGGAAAAAGCATTTGATTGGTTGCGGGCAGGTGCGAAGATGGTTATTGTACTCGATCCCAAAACGCGTACAGCAACCGTTTATCGCGATTTAGACGATGTTCGCATTCTCACAGAAGGCGATACAATTGACGGCGGCGATGTCCTGTCCGGGTGGCAATTGCCACTTGCAGATGTGTTTTAA